A region from the Vicia villosa cultivar HV-30 ecotype Madison, WI linkage group LG3, Vvil1.0, whole genome shotgun sequence genome encodes:
- the LOC131660963 gene encoding blue copper protein: MAFSSALLLCFFLAFNMALPTLATVYTVGDASGWVIGGDYSTWASDKTFAVGDSLVFNYGGGAHTVDEVKESDYKSCTSGNSISTDSSGATTIALKKAGKHYFICGVPGHCTGGMKLSIKVKASSGSSAAPSATPSSSAKGSPSSDGTPATPSTTTTPTKQNESSATSLSPIVALVFTVSWICSYVLV; the protein is encoded by the exons ATGGCATTCTCTAGTGCTTTGCTTTTGTGCTTCTTTTTAGCATTCAACATGGCACTTCCAACCCTTGCAACTGTCTACACTGTTGGAGATGCTTCAGGTTGGGTAATTGGTGGTGATTATAGCACATGGGCTAGTGACAAAACCTTTGCAGTTGGTGATAGCCTCG TGTTCAACTATGGAGGTGGCGCGCACACAGTGGATGAAGTTAAAGAAAGTGACTACAAATCATGCACATCTGGAAACTCAATTAGCACAGACAGTAGTGGTGCCACAACCATTGCTCTTAAGAAAGCAGGCAAACATTACTTCATTTGCGGTGTTCCTGGACATTGTACCGGTGGCATGAAACTTTCCATTAAGGTTAAGGCCTCTTCTGGTTCTTCCGCTGCTCCTTCTGCAACACCATCATCGTCAGCAAAAGGTTCACCTTCTTCTGATGGCACCCCCGCCACACCCTCCACTACTACTACTCCTACTAAGCAAAATGAATCTTCAGCTACAAGTCTCTCACCAATTGTTGCTTTGGTTTTTACTGTTTCATGGATTTGTAGCTATGTTTTGGTATGA
- the LOC131657866 gene encoding classical arabinogalactan protein 4-like — protein MSSSNIAFFFIITLLSTLVSGQAPTTTPTANAAAPKSSPVPASSPTATSAGSTTPPPTTSSTPPPTTSTSTPPPTTTTTSTPPPTESQTQSPTSSATSPEASSPSTTTPASDSPVAASPTDSPPAPVSPTTSPSMSPVASGPADAAVADGPAEGPTGSAPARVAVGGGIIAAFVAAALLM, from the coding sequence atGTCTTCCTCCAACATTgctttcttcttcatcatcacatTACTCTCCACCCTCGTTTCCGGTCAAGCACCCACCACCACCCCCACCGCCAACGCCGCTGCACCTAAATCCTCCCCCGTCCCAGCCTCTTCACCAACTGCCACCAGCGCTGGTTCCACCACTCCTCCTCCAACCACATCCTCCACTCCTCCTCccaccacctccacctccacTCCTCCaccaaccaccaccaccacctccactcCCCCTCCCACTGAATCCCAAACCCAATCTCCAACCTCCTCCGCCACTTCCCCTGAGGCTTCGTCTCCTTCCACAACTACACCTGCCTCCGACTCTCCAGTTGCTGCTTCTCCCACCGATTCTCCTCCCGCTCCTGTCTCCCCCACCACCTCTCCATCCATGTCCCCAGTTGCTTCAGGACCTGCTGATGCCGCCGTTGCCGATGGGCCAGCTGAGGGTCCTACGGGTTCTGCCCCCGCCAGAGTTGCCGTTGGAGGAGGAATCATCGCTGCATTCGTCGCTGCTGCTTTGCTGATGTAG